The Citrus sinensis cultivar Valencia sweet orange chromosome 4, DVS_A1.0, whole genome shotgun sequence DNA segment CCACTATTTAGTTTACAGCAAACTGCTTTTCGAGAGTTTTCCGAAATGTCTTAAAAATTTTCCTTTGATCGCCCCCTTCGAAATGTTGTCACGAACGATTTTATTAGGATCTGACATTACTTACACGTCAGTAACAGATCCATTTGCATGTATTTCGAAAGCATAAATTGCTGAAAGCATATATCTAGCCTGCCAGGCCGATGGCATCATAATCTAATATATAACCATGAGTGCCTTGGCCTATTGAGCAATTTCAATGAATTGCTGCAGTGTCCTCCTGCCATAGCCTATAGATGATGCTGAATACTATAGGAAAAGAGCAATTtttgactttgaaaaatattggaactttgaaaattttgtaggGCATACAAAAGTGCGCTCGTGTAGATAACCCTGAGCAAAGGATCCAATTGCCATCAATCACACACACTGACAGGAGAGGGAGGCCATGAAACTGTTCTAACATTTACCATAATAATTCAGAAAGCAACGCAGTTTCAATGACTAACTGTAAAACCCAAAAGCATAAACCCATCCTGGGAAATACTAAGCCGCTACACTTCAATGCAAAATTAGCCCAGTGACAACACCAGTAGACAAATCTCCTCAATACTTGAGTGTCTTAAGAAGTGAAAACACTTAAATCTTCTATCTACTTGATTGAATACAGGAAAAATGAAGGATAACGTCATACACAGCActcaaatcatttttcttttcctttggCCTGGCTTGACCATCTTCATTCACCTTATGGATGCAGTGAGTATGACTTTCCTAAGATCATCCTAACTCCCCGCAAATTAAATCTTATGGCCGAGATGAGTATGGTCGATCATCTGACTTTCTGAAGGGCCTCCATATTCCCCTACCTTATTCCCCATAAATTCAAGATGACATTTGAGAGTCCAAATTGTCCCAGTACACATTTTACTAACACAAAATGTTCATAAAATTCGTGTAGTAATGCCTAATCCGGAGGATAACATGTATCTACGGCCTATTTATAAGCTTAAGAGATGGATATAGCTTAACCACTTGATTAAATCGATGAGTACAGCTAAAAAGtgacagaagaaaataaaatgaaaacaaaagatataGAATGCAATATGATTCTGAATAAGCAAAACATAATCCCATTTAGAGCTAATAAAGTGATTCACTGGAATCAACAAAATGTATTAAAACATGAAATTAAAACATCAAAATCACTAATTGATAGGCAAAACaacaaagcaacaaaataGCTAAAAAACGACGCCGCACTAAGGAATAAGACTACTTGGATCTCTGTCTCATCTTTCGGCGCTTCCTCTTCAACCTCCTCATACGCTTCTTCTTCCACTGCAAAACAcgcaaaacaaaaacacaaatttatattgataaacaaaaaaaaaaaattagcaacaaaagaaaaaaaagaagataacgACTTATAAATTGATCAAGCTTTACCTTAGCTCTCATGGTGAGAAGTTTCCGAAACTGGCTTCTTCAATTCAAACCCTAATCGCTTTACTGAGGCTGCGGTAACGAGAGAAAAGGACTGTTAGCTCAGGGCTTTGCTGTGTATTTATAGGGTAAATAAAACCCTAGAGAATGTTTGATAATGGTTGATGAGGTAATGGGCCAGGGATAGTTTTTAGATTGGGCTATGTGGGAATTTAACCAACGAGGTCCTTCGTGAATCATAAACGAACGATGCTAAATGCTCTACAGCATTATATTAAATACACCCCGTTTCTTGCATATAGGTGCACCATTTGCTTGGGTGAAAATCAGGTGTAACATGAAGATTTACCATCCAATATTCCAATTGATGATATACTTAGTATGGTTAGTACACCatcaatatataattaaaaaatctcaCTACGaggcaaaagaaaatttcactataaggcaatttttttttgtttcttatagatttttgtattaattttgtacCTACAGGCTACATCATTATTCATGCAAGAATAATATTGGGACTTTGTAtagataattttatcattgtgTAATCCAAATATCTAGaaccaatttaaaattttatttggaaaaaataaaaacatctcACTTTAAATTTTCACAGAACTTTAACTCCTACTTACATATGTAATATGTTGAAGATAACTTCTTTACCACATGATTAATGGTTGATTAATGGCTACTAACACAACATAATTGTGGATAGATTTTTTAACACAACATGTTGGTGTAGGACATTATTTTACGTATTTTAGGAttctagaattttattttatattttaattagaatcGATTATGGTatgtgattttgtattttatttccattataattgtgatttagtttccctttttaaattaacttacAGAAGTAGGTTTACCTTAGGGAAATGAATTTTCCTctaatataaatagagaggtCTCATTATTGTaacttcaaatttaattattcaataaaactcATCTTTGCTAATTCCCTCTGGAATTATCTATCAAAATCTCTCTCGTAGAGTCGTTTGGATTAGAGTGTTATCTAATCTTAATTTATGCgttattaaaaatctcattaaatCGTTTGGTTATAACAAGATCTAATCACACTTCAATTAGAGCATAACATAATTGCATTGGCTTAGTCCAATACTAGAACGatatctaattttttctaaCCTATCAATTCCACGTCTACTACCCTCGCTCTATTAATTGGTATCATAGCAGTTTTGTGCGAATTACATAACTTTACAGATACCCATATCTATCCCCACCAAATCCACCActaaagaaaacacaaaaaaattaaaaattaaaaaacccccaaaattgaaaaccctAGTCGCCGCCACACAACCACCGCTGCCACCTCTCTACTAGTCGTTCACCGTCGGCCAACACAACCACCAACCTCACCAGCCACCGCTGACCAAACCCCAACCATCGCCGTCCTCAACCGTTGCCTATAATCGCCGCAAAACACCCAAAACCCACCATATTCCACCACTCAACCACCGTCATTTAGTCGCCTTCACCACCAACCAACACCACCATGAGACTTCCTAGTCACCATCAATCATAACCTAACTAAACCCCACCAACAATCGCTGCCATAAAACGGCCACAATAGCCACCCAAAACTTGTGACTCCACTACTGATTCCTCTGCCCCACTATtaaccaccaccaccaaaaGAATCCTTATCCTTTGCCGACTAAAATCCGACTGCCCTCTACCTTTGAGCATAGCCATAAATTGCCACGAACAACCATCAACTGCCGCcacttcaatttaattttttggttaatcCACAACAATTTGAGCCAAATCGCTATTGCCATCACACTCACTAACCTCAAATCTTTTAGATCCACTCATCTTTGTCTAATTTTTCAATCACTGTCACTAGTAAACtatattttgcttatttacaagttttgcccaatatttttttttatatttttatcattgtgTGAAAATTTGACCATAAATGGAAACTACCATCCTTGCCCTCCTATTTATCATGGAGCGAACTTATTTACATACACTCGTTTAAAGAAATTTCCTGATTGGTTGGATAAAATTGGGCATTGGTTTATACCTTGGCAGCACGCCTAAAAAAGAGCAAGTATAGTTTGTTGTTAGTAAATTAAGCTAAGTGTTTTAGAATGGTGAGATAAGTTGCAAATATCTTGACTTAACTAAGGCAAATGCAAAATTCGATCATGGAACCATAGGAAGCGTATTTTGCGATCTAAGTTTATCCttcttgattattatttagtacaacaAGGTACGAGATTGGTTTCTGATTATGTTTATGAGTTTGAACACGCCTAAAGAAGAGCAAGTATAGCTTGGCAGCACGCCTAAACAAGAGCAAGTATAGTTTGCTGTTAGTAAATTAAGCTAAGTGTTTTAGAACGGTGAGATAAGTTGTAAATTTCTTGACATAACCAAGGCAAATGCAAAATTCGATCATGGAACCATAGGAAGCAGATTTTGCAATCTAAGTTTATCCttcttgattattatttagtacaacaAGGTATGAGATTAGTTTCTGATTATGTTTATGAGTTTGAACAATTTTATGAGCGGACATATTATTATGAACCTAAAGAGAATACAATTATAAGATTTGTGAAAGGACttgatttatatattcaaGGAAGGATGCCTATATACATTATCTATACTTTTCAACATGTAATTCATCTAGCCAAGCAAATCAAATTGCAAACTGAATCACAATGACAAAGAAACTTTGATGATGTGATTAAGAAATTTGACGAAGTCCAGGATTTAATCAAGGAATGGTATGTCTCTATGAAAGTGCCTACAAATGTACAAATGAGTTCTCTTATCGTTGAGGAAGAAGACTCACGTGAGATGTCAGAAGAAAATgtacaatttattattgatttaaagtttcaaCCTGACAATTTGTGCCAGAATATGCATGATGTTTCCTTGGACAACAAGATAATCATTGAAGATGACGATGTTATTGATCTATCTGagatttttaatgaaaaagaacaACCTACTCTTGAGTATGATCGAAGTTGTGTAGCAAAATCAAGTTGAAGAACCTGAAATGATTGAAATGGTTCTACCTATTCATAttgaagacaaaaaaaaattgtgcttGAAAAAGATTTGATTGAAAAGGTGAAAACTATTGGAAAGCGTATTGAACAACAATTAAGGAAATGCAAGAGTTATTTGATCATTGCTCATTCTTAAAAGTGATCTTCGCCTTGAAGAATGTACAAGCAAAGGAAATTCATGAAGTATGGCATCTTTAAAGTTTTGAGAAAGATAGATGAGAAAGACAATAAGTTAGAATTACAAGATGATTTAGATTTGCATTACAAATTTCACCCTCTAGACTATACTTAAACTCGAGGACAAGTTTCTTTTAAGAATGGAAGAATGATGTAGGATgttattttagattatttaggattttagaattttattttctattttaattagaatcGATTATGGTatgtgattttgtatttatttccattataattgtgatttaactttcctttttaaattaacttaaggAAGTAAGTTTACTTTACGGAAGTAAGTTTCCTCTATTATAAACAGAGAGGTctcattattgtaatttcagattcaattattcaataaaacccCTCTTTTATAATTCCTTGTGGGGTTATCTATCAAAAGATTTCTTATAGAGTCGATTAGATTAGAGAGTCATCTAATCTCATTTTACGcgttattaaaaaattcattgagTCGTTTGGTTAGAACGAAATCTAATCATGCTTCGACTAGATCGTAACCTAATCACATTGGCTTAATCTAATTTTAGAACGATATCTAATATTTTCTATCCTATCAATTCCGCTTTTGCTATCCTCACTCTATTACATGTGTTTATTCCTTAACATGTATTTATGAGGCGTGCATTGTTTTTGTTTCGTGAAAAATATACACATTATTATAGTTACTAAGggaaaaaattgatattaacCCATTAAGAAGACACCACCAAGTAGTGGCCtaagttataaatttatttcaacttgggtttaactaaaataatggatataaattgttatatataggaatttttttaaggacTAATATGAACattgtttattatattatggattaaaaaattaaaaagctgTTAAGGACCAATATGAAAAATGTTTATCTATTCTTCACCACTGCCATCAAGACATAAATGATAACACTGTAGTATGAACAATACTATCATTTTTTGTGTGCTATAGTAATATTGTAGTACGAAccgcatttttattttaatggtgTTTTCTTAATATTCAAATATCAGTGTTCCTCATATAGTACAGTACCTTCGTAGGTGAAAGTTGAGgctaccaaaaaaaaaaaaaaaccggaAGTCAAGCAAAGCGAAGACCAGCAGTATGTTGAGCTGAAGCGTATAACGATAAGGACTTGGAAACTCAATACTGATCATGGGCCAACATTAATTGCGGCGGTTACAAATTAAAAGGATCACATGGAAAATGTCCCAGAAACGGAAGCCCGAGCCCATCACTCTATGATAGGCAATTAGGCATGCCATAATTACTTGCTTTGCTTCGATAGCTCATCGACCTACTGAATTTCACTGACATTTCAACAACAAGAAGAGAGCGCAAGCATGCCTTAACATAATTGGTTCGTAAATGCAAGCACATCAACTGTTCAACTTTGCAATTGCTTCTTCATTCTTCCAAATTCTCCTTCCACATAGCTCcgtgcattttttttcctgtttaTGGTCGTCGGAATATTTGAAGTGTTATGACCAATTGTAAATGTTAACAGATTGTTGTATTTGATCTTTTATAGGCATCTGTTGAATGCATTATGTCACATCATCTGTCGTTTTAATGTTGTGATCTTTTCATAGAAACTATATACGTTTATGTTAAAACACAATatctttatatataattatttgatagcATACTGCGTAGAAATCCTTccaaattgttaaaaaatctttacatatATCTAAACGCTCCATCAAGATTACCGTACAACAAAAACCAGAATGAAAAACACATCCAAATTTTATACACTTCAAGAAACTTGCGGGCCATTCGTATCTAGCTCTCTATTTTATTAGCGTAGTCAGATTTCTTTCCAGATATTTGAAATAGAATACGACCCTTTATTAAGAGTTGAGAAATTCAAACAAAGCTCATATGAGAAGttctaataaatttctaattatattatgttggTGTAAACATGTAATGTAGctgaaaatagaaagaaacaAACCCAAAGCTATGagaagaattgaaataaattaatgtgtcGTATACATTAATACACGTAATTACAAGAATATCATACACAAAATGATAATCTTTGTTACCCAAAAGAACAAGACAAgagggttttgttttgttctcgTTCTCGTaggtgtgtatatatatacggTTTATTGTGTGGTGATGGAGGGAAGAGCTGAGTCAACTCGGAGCGAATTCCTACAAAGCGGGCAACTCGAGCGAGCACTGAGCCACGCGTCAACACACTCACAGTGATAACAGTGTCGACACTTGGGCAAAATCTTCACTTTATCGCCATCTTCAAAAACACCAAGACATATGCAGCACtcactctcttcttctttgtcATCCTTCGTCGACTTTTCTGACCGGTGCAAGATAATCGGTAACGTGTTAATCGTCGTGAGATCGAGGCCCCGGGTGAGGGCTTGCTGCTCGCGTGGCACGTCGGGGTTGGAATTTTGGTGGGAGAAACGACGACAGAACCATCGCGCGTAGAGCAAGAGGAAGCTGGCAAGCAAAACGACGGCGAATACTACGATGATAGAGAAGAGCGTTCGGCCGCGAATTTGGAAGTTGTGCTCGTCCAGTTCCGTGTAGTGCCAGTGAAAGGGCTGAGATTCTTGCGATGCCATTGGATTGGCGACTCTTTTTTTGACccattgtttttttaactcttattAGCGGTTGGCTATAGCCGTGGTGGCATGGTGCTGTGATGGGTTGTACGTTGTGGTACAGGTAATACTTTTACTAAAGCAGCCTCGGGTGTGCAAAAAGAGCAGTCTAGTACTCTAGTTATACACAGTTTTATAGCTAGctgacaaaataaatgatgtgGCGGTGCTTATAAGATAAGATTAGATATATGTTCCTGTAAGAAGGATGGAAGCTGAATCGCATTACAGGCGCGTGCGCATTTAGAGTTATTAGCATGATCAATTCAGCTGTTACCTTATATTGAGCGCGAATCGAGgttgagttttaaaaattacagtattAAAG contains these protein-coding regions:
- the LOC127901759 gene encoding RING-H2 finger protein ATL66, with the translated sequence MASQESQPFHWHYTELDEHNFQIRGRTLFSIIVVFAVVLLASFLLLYARWFCRRFSHQNSNPDVPREQQALTRGLDLTTINTLPIILHRSEKSTKDDKEEESECCICLGVFEDGDKVKILPKCRHCYHCECVDAWLSARSSCPLCRNSLRVDSALPSITTQ